The Cloacibacillus sp. An23 sequence CGAGGCTGGCAAAGAGCCATTAACAAAACAGAGGCCCGAAGGCCTCTGTTTTGTGTTTAGGTAGAGCTTATTATTGCGTTCAGCCTAGAAGTTGATAGCCGTACGGAACTGAATGACGTGATCCTTGTCGTTGAAGCCCTGCGTATTGTTATCGCCGTAGTCGACTTCATCGTAAGCGAGACGGAAGGCGATGGCGGGCGTGTACTGGTAGGTTACGCCGATGCCGTAGCCCTTCGCGTCGTCAAGTCCGTCTGTATCAAAGTCGGCCTGCTGATAGCGGAGGTAGCTGCTCCACTTGTCGTTCCATTTCTGCTCAGCATAGATGAAGAACAGATCGGAAGTGCCGTCGTTCCACGGCATATTGTCGGTGATGTTGGCCGCGTTGCCGGTGATAGCATCGAAGCTGTACGGGTTTCTCACTCCAACGAACGTGTTGTCGTGCTGCATGTACTCAAAGCGAAGTCCTGTGAACTTGAGAAGATCCTGTTTGATGTCGAGTACGGCTTTCCAAGCTGTCGGGCTGTCTTCAGTTGCACTGCCGATTCTCTCAAATTTGCTTGCATAATAACCATTCAGCATACCTTCATCCAGATCCTGCCAGTAGTAGATACCCTGAATGGCGATAGCCGGTGTGAAGTTATAGCTAAGATACGCGCTATAGGTTGACATATCCTGGTTATCAAACACAGGATCATCGCCATCTTCTACAACCCAGACGCCGTTGATGCCAAGGAAGAAGTTCTCACTGGGCTGCCATGTAAGATCAAGAGCATAGTGCATAAAGTTTGACTCAACACCATTGTCTGCTTTATCTTCATTATAGAATCCGGAATCAGAGTTGCGGCCTACAACGCCTCTCGCATAGAAATTGTTCCACTGCTTCGTGAACTGGAAACCGTCTACACGGTAGTCTCCGTAAATGGCATCGTTGTCGACGTAGAGACCGTGATCGGCTTCAAAGTCGAGGAAGAAACGTCCGACGCGGAACTGTATATCCCACGGAAGCATCGTGTCGACATAGACGTTGCGGAGGCGGAACGTACCGTCACCATAACCGAACCCGCCGCCCGAAGACTCAGAACCGCCGCGGAACTCAGCGT is a genomic window containing:
- a CDS encoding S-layer homology domain-containing protein; this translates as AFKGAQPATRYEMASIVARALVTVDAEKASKQDMELLKKLVMEFKDELDALGVKVDSLDKRVAVLEDNLGGWKLAGRFYFEADFAGGDQDHTSYTQTGYDNSFQKSQMRFYLTKQISENTSFYAEFRGGSESSGGGFGYGDGTFRLRNVYVDTMLPWDIQFRVGRFFLDFEADHGLYVDNDAIYGDYRVDGFQFTKQWNNFYARGVVGRNSDSGFYNEDKADNGVESNFMHYALDLTWQPSENFFLGINGVWVVEDGDDPVFDNQDMSTYSAYLSYNFTPAIAIQGIYYWQDLDEGMLNGYYASKFERIGSATEDSPTAWKAVLDIKQDLLKFTGLRFEYMQHDNTFVGVRNPYSFDAITGNAANITDNMPWNDGTSDLFFIYAEQKWNDKWSSYLRYQQADFDTDGLDDAKGYGIGVTYQYTPAIAFRLAYDEVDYGDNNTQGFNDKDHVIQFRTAINF